A genomic segment from Mustela lutreola isolate mMusLut2 chromosome 15, mMusLut2.pri, whole genome shotgun sequence encodes:
- the CRK gene encoding adapter molecule crk isoform X4, protein MAGNFDSEERSSWYWGRLSRQEAVALLQGQRHGVFLVRDSSTSPGDYVLSVSENSRVSHYIINSSGPRPSVPPSPAQPPPGVSPSRLRIGDQEFDSLPALLEFYKIHYLDTTTLIEPVSRSRQGSGVILRQEEAEYVRALFDFNGNDEEDLPFKKGDILRIRDKPEEQWWNAEDSEGKRGMIPVPYVEKYRPASASVSALIGGR, encoded by the exons ATGGCGGGCAACTTTGACTCGGAGGAGAGGAGTAGCTGGTACTGGGGGCGGTTGAGCCGGCAGGAGGCGGTGGCGCTGTTGCAGGGCCAGCGGCACGGGGTATTTCTGGTGCGGGACTCGAGCACCAGCCCCGGGGACTATGTGCTCAGCGTCTCCGAGAACTCGCGCGTCTCCCACTACATCATCAACAGCAGCGGCCCGCGCCCGTCTGTGCCACCGTCGCCCGCCCAGCCTCCGCCCG GGGTGAGCCCCTCCAGACTCCGAATAGGAGATCAAGAGTTTGATTCATTGCCTGCTTTACTGGAATTCTACAAAATACATTATTTGGACACTACAACATTGATAGAACCAGTTTCCAGATCCAGGCAGGGTAGTGGAGTGATTCTcaggcaggaggaggcagagtaTGTGCGAGCCCTCTTTGACTTTAATGGGAATGATGAAGAAGATCTTCCCTTTAAGAAAGGAGACATCCTGAGAATCCGGGATAAGCCTGAAGAGCAGTGGTGGAATGCAGAGGACAGCGAAGGCAAGAGGGGGATGATTCCAGTCCCTTACGTCGAGAAGTATAGACCTGCCTCCGCCTCAGTATCGGCTCTGATTGGAG
- the CRK gene encoding adapter molecule crk isoform X2 yields the protein MAGNFDSEERSSWYWGRLSRQEAVALLQGQRHGVFLVRDSSTSPGDYVLSVSENSRVSHYIINSSGPRPSVPPSPAQPPPGVSPSRLRIGDQEFDSLPALLEFYKIHYLDTTTLIEPVSRSRQGSGVILRQEEAEYVRALFDFNGNDEEDLPFKKGDILRIRDKPEEQWWNAEDSEGKRGMIPVPYVEKYRPASASVSALIGGNQEGSHPQPLGGPEPGPYAQPSVNTPLPNLQNGPIYARVIQKRVPNAYDKTALALEVGELVKVTKINI from the exons ATGGCGGGCAACTTTGACTCGGAGGAGAGGAGTAGCTGGTACTGGGGGCGGTTGAGCCGGCAGGAGGCGGTGGCGCTGTTGCAGGGCCAGCGGCACGGGGTATTTCTGGTGCGGGACTCGAGCACCAGCCCCGGGGACTATGTGCTCAGCGTCTCCGAGAACTCGCGCGTCTCCCACTACATCATCAACAGCAGCGGCCCGCGCCCGTCTGTGCCACCGTCGCCCGCCCAGCCTCCGCCCG GGGTGAGCCCCTCCAGACTCCGAATAGGAGATCAAGAGTTTGATTCATTGCCTGCTTTACTGGAATTCTACAAAATACATTATTTGGACACTACAACATTGATAGAACCAGTTTCCAGATCCAGGCAGGGTAGTGGAGTGATTCTcaggcaggaggaggcagagtaTGTGCGAGCCCTCTTTGACTTTAATGGGAATGATGAAGAAGATCTTCCCTTTAAGAAAGGAGACATCCTGAGAATCCGGGATAAGCCTGAAGAGCAGTGGTGGAATGCAGAGGACAGCGAAGGCAAGAGGGGGATGATTCCAGTCCCTTACGTCGAGAAGTATAGACCTGCCTCCGCCTCAGTATCGGCTCTGATTGGAGGTAACCAGGAGGGTTCCCACCCACAGCCACTGGGTGGGCCGGAGCCTGGGCCCTATGCCCAACCCAGCGTCAACACTCCGCTCCCTAACCTCCAGAATGGGCCCATTTATGCCAGGGTAATCCAGAAGCGAGTCCCTAATGCCTACGACAAGACAGCCTTGGCTTTGGAG